In Naumovozyma castellii chromosome 1, complete genome, one DNA window encodes the following:
- the ATO3 gene encoding putative ammonium permease ATO3 (ancestral locus Anc_5.464) — MTITTKLSKLFHMTSSSSSSIEKVPNLDPEQMPVQSDSDAPRVCEIYSNSEYITFGDKVFRRSDFLDAIGDDRRSNNGSRFRKLANPVPLGLASFSLSCLVLSLINANVRGVTNNKLAISLYMFFGGAIELFAGLLCFVTGDTFSMTVFSSFGGFWISWGCINTDQFHSITGYGADTTQLNNAIGFFLAGWTVFTFLMLMCTLKNSWGLFLLLFFLDLTFLMLCIGSFINNNHVKMAGGYFGILSSMCGWYSLYAMVVSPDNSYFPFDAYMMPNAPTA, encoded by the coding sequence ATGACTATAACAACAAAACTATCGAAATTATTTCATATGacctcttcctcttcttcttctattGAAAAGGTTCCTAACTTAGACCCAGAACAAATGCCGGTTCAAAGTGACTCTGATGCACCAAGGGTTTGTGAAATTTATTCCAACAGCGAATATATAACCTTTGGTGATAAAGTTTTCAGACGTTCTGATTTTCTAGATGCTATTGGAGATGATCGTCGTTCTAATAACGGATCACGTTTTAGAAAATTAGCCAACCCAGTCCCATTAGGTTTAGCATCCTTCTCCCTTTCATGTTTAGTTCTTTCTTTGATCAATGCTAATGTTCGTGGTGttaccaataataaattagCCATCAGTTTATACATGTTCTTCGGTGGTGCTATCGAATTATTTGCCGGTTTATTATGTTTTGTTACAGGTGACACTTTCTCCATGACAGTATTCAGTTCCTTCGGTGGGTTCTGGATCAGTTGGGGTTGTATCAATACAGACCAATTTCATAGTATAACGGGTTACGGTGCAGACACTACACAATTAAATAATGCCATTGGGTTTTTCCTAGCAGGTTGGACAGTCTTCACATTTTTAATGCTAATGTGcacattgaaaaattcatgGGGgttattcttattattatttttccttGATTTGACATTCTTAATGTTATGCATTGGTtcattcatcaataataatcaCGTCAAGATGGCAGGTGGTTATTTCGGTATCTTAAGTAGTATGTGTGGTTGGTATTCCCTTTACGCAATGGTCGTGTCCCCAGATAATTCATACTTCCCATTTGATGCTTACATGATGCCAAACGCACCAACAGCCTGA